From a single Brassica rapa cultivar Chiifu-401-42 chromosome A01, CAAS_Brap_v3.01, whole genome shotgun sequence genomic region:
- the LOC103840673 gene encoding probable 2-oxoglutarate-dependent dioxygenase AOP1, with translation MTISSKTQLPLTLPVIDFSIPNLKPETPEWDSARAQVRRALEDYGCFEALFDGASAELRKALFEASEEAFDLPLETKLSTKESDEIYKGYVGQVSTIPLYEGMGFDGADSPQVVDELTYKLWPQGNITFSKNVQSFTENLISLDMKVRTMIMQSFGLDKYIEEHLNSAKNHFRLLKYRGLDENTEEQLGLDPHIDRHFLTILCQNDVVDGLEIKTKEGEDWIKAKPSQDSSFLVIAGASLHVLLNGRVFPPLHRVVITGKKDRYTAGLFLLPKEELIINAFEEMVDDEHPRLYKPFDYNAYFKFTYTDTKKRDLSALKTYCSLSKED, from the exons atgacgATAAGTTCGAAAACCCAACTTCCCCTTACCCTTCCGGTCATCGACTTCTCGATTCCGAACCTCAAGCCGGAAACTCCAGAGTGGGACTCGGCGAGAGCCCAAGTCCGAAGAGCTCTAGAAGACTACGGATGTTTTGAGGCCTTGTTCGACGGAGCTTCAGCGGAGCTACGGAAGGCACTGTTCGAGGCCTCGGAGGAAGCTTTCGATTTACCACTGGAGACCAAACTAAGTACAAAAGAATCGGACGAAATCTACAAAGGATACGTTGGTCAGGTTTCGACTATACCTTTATACGAAGGTATGGGCTTTGACGGTGCAGATAGTCCTCAAGTTGTCGATGAATTGACCTACAAGCTTTGGCCTCAAGGCAACATCACCTTCAG CAAGAATGTTCAGTCATTTACGGAGAATTTAATATCATTAGACATGAAGGTGAGGACGATGATCATGCAGAGTTTCGGTCTCGATAAATACATCGAGGAGCACCTTAATTCAGCGAAGAACCACTTTCGTTTGCTTAAATATAGAGGCCTTGACGAAAACACAGAGGAGCAGCTAGGCCTTGACCCTCATATCGATAGACATTTCCTCACTATACTTTGTCAAAATGACGTAGTAGATGGTTTGGAGATCAAAACCAAAGAAGGTGAGGACTGGATCAAAGCTAAGCCATCTCAAGACTCTTCTTTCCTCGTTATAGCCGGAGCTTCACTTCAT GTACTACTGAATGGTAGGGTGTTTCCTCCGCTTCACCGTGTGGTAATAACCGGAAAGAAAGATCGGTACACGGCTGGACTGTTCTTGCTTCCCAAAGAAGAACTGATCATAAATGCATTCGAGGAGATGGTCGATGATGAACATCCTCGTCTCTATAAGCCTTTTGATTATAACGCTTACTTTAAGTTCACCTACACCGATACCAAGAAGAGGGATTTATCGGCTCTCAAAACTTACTGCTCTCTCTCTAAAGAGGATTGA
- the LOC103840684 gene encoding auxin-responsive protein IAA19, whose product MEKDGLELEITELRLGLPGRDVTEKMMKKRGFTEMIMTSSGSNSEQCESGVVSSGVDVEKVNETPAVKTQVVGWPPVCSYRRKNSCKEVSTTKVGLGYVKVSMDGVPYLRKMDLGSSQGYDDLAFALDKLFGFHGIGVALKDGDNCEYVTIYEDKDGDWMLAGDVPWGMFIESCRRLRIMKRSEATGFGLQPRGLDE is encoded by the exons ATGGAGAAAGATGGACTCGAGCTTGAGATAACGGAGCTGAGACTTGGACTTCCGGGGAGAGATGTGAcggagaagatgatgaagaagagaggtTTCACGGAGATGATCATGACGTCTTCCGGAAGTAATAGTGAACAATGTGAGAGCGGCGTTGTTTCATCTGGTGTTGACGTGGAGAAGGTTAATGAAACGCCGGCGGTGAAAACTCAGGTGGTGGGGTGGCCGCCGGTTTGCTCTTACCGGAGGAAAAACAGCTGTAAGGAAGTTTCGACGACGAAAGTGGGGTTAGGGTATGTGAAAGTTAGCATGGATGGTGTACCTTACTTGAGGAAGATGGATCTTGGTTCAAGCCAAGGTTATGATGATTTAGCCTTTGCTCTCGATAAGCTCTTCGGTTTCCATGGCATTG GAGTGGCCTTGAAAGATGGTGATAACTGCGAATACGTTACCATATACGAAGACAAAGATGGAGATTGGATGCTCGCGGGAGATGTACCTTGGGG aaTGTTCATAGAGTCATGCAGGAGGTTGAGGATTATGAAAAGATCCGAGGCTACCGGATTTGGGCTGCAGCCTAGAGGATTAGACGAGTGA
- the LOC103841425 gene encoding uncharacterized protein LOC103841425, translating into MGTMSIRRSLSPLHAKCEALIWAMECMKTLHISEVVFATDCSQLVKMVSTPTEWPAFTTHMEEFLRCKDYFPNFFIQHIPRAQNTMADKLARGARDIPSAMVYVDSVPPRWLSRPEPV; encoded by the coding sequence ATGGGTACAATGTCTATTCGCAGGAGTCTATCACCTTTACATGCAAAATGTGAAGCTTTGATATGGGCGATGGAGTGCATGAAGACCCTACATATCTCAGAAGTGGTGTTTGCAACCGACTGCTCACAATTAGTGAAGATGGTGTCTACACCAACAGAATGGCCGGCATTCACTACTCACATGGAAGAGTTTCTACGATGTAAGGATTACTTCCCCAACTTCTTCATTCAACATATTCCAAGGGCACAAAACACAATGGCGGACAAACTAGCACGAGGTGCTAGAGACATACCTTctgctatggtttatgttgattCAGTTCCACCGAGATGGCTCTCGCGGCCGGAACCGGTTTAG